In Natrinema amylolyticum, the following are encoded in one genomic region:
- a CDS encoding nucleotide sugar dehydrogenase has protein sequence MKRFDPADTDQTGSDPADTDQTGDLSEIVRVACVGLGFVGYNSALAFSRSEYPVVGVDTDDALVEAVRDGNSPFETEELEEHIDDGNCEVTTRISEAASADVYVISVPTPLSADNSPDLSAVQAAARDVSSVLEEDNLVVVQSTVYPGCTRNDVLPELERSGLDAGSDFGVSHVPERYSPGNDESKRTARVVGSIDDAWRDLTAELYEDIADTTAPVSSLEVAETTKLVENIQRDVNIALVNEFASATERLGIDISEVIDGADTKWNFHRYEPGLGVGGHCLPIDPHYFRSAAEERGADLALIPAAREINDSMPKWYADKILQTIDGVGKSRSSTVVSVLGVTYKPNVKDIRNSPAVELIELLRNENVSVEAFDSQYPPGEEIEETGIGNNSSVIAAVRNADVVVVATGHDLFHRFDPSALAAAMAPDPILIDPQKTLDPDAVAESGLIRPRDIDPNWSQHPQVTEPTSGVQADGRGENRRETDD, from the coding sequence ATGAAACGGTTCGATCCCGCCGACACCGACCAGACGGGGTCCGATCCTGCCGACACCGACCAAACGGGAGATCTCTCCGAGATCGTTCGCGTCGCGTGCGTCGGCCTCGGTTTCGTCGGATACAACTCCGCACTGGCGTTCAGTCGCTCGGAGTATCCCGTCGTTGGTGTCGATACGGACGACGCGCTCGTCGAGGCAGTTCGTGACGGCAACTCGCCGTTCGAAACGGAAGAGCTAGAGGAGCATATCGACGACGGGAACTGTGAAGTGACGACGCGGATATCGGAGGCCGCCAGCGCGGACGTGTACGTTATCAGTGTTCCTACACCATTATCTGCGGACAATTCGCCGGATCTCTCCGCCGTTCAGGCCGCCGCCCGGGACGTATCGAGCGTCCTCGAGGAGGACAACCTGGTCGTCGTCCAGAGCACCGTCTATCCGGGCTGTACGCGAAACGATGTGCTCCCGGAACTCGAGCGTTCCGGGCTCGACGCTGGTTCCGACTTCGGCGTCTCACACGTCCCGGAGCGGTATAGTCCCGGGAACGACGAGTCCAAACGAACGGCGCGGGTCGTCGGGTCGATCGATGACGCGTGGCGTGACCTGACCGCGGAATTATACGAGGATATCGCTGATACCACCGCCCCGGTATCGTCACTCGAGGTCGCCGAAACGACGAAACTGGTCGAGAATATCCAACGAGACGTCAACATCGCGCTGGTAAACGAATTCGCGTCCGCGACGGAGCGCCTCGGCATCGACATTTCGGAGGTGATCGATGGGGCCGATACGAAGTGGAACTTCCATCGCTACGAACCGGGACTCGGTGTCGGCGGCCACTGTTTGCCGATCGATCCGCACTACTTTCGATCCGCCGCGGAAGAACGAGGGGCCGATCTAGCGTTGATCCCGGCCGCCCGCGAAATCAACGATTCGATGCCGAAGTGGTACGCGGACAAAATCCTGCAGACGATCGACGGCGTCGGCAAGTCCCGTTCGTCTACTGTCGTGTCAGTGCTCGGCGTCACGTACAAGCCGAACGTCAAAGACATCAGAAACAGTCCGGCAGTCGAGTTGATCGAGTTGCTTCGGAACGAGAACGTCTCCGTCGAGGCGTTCGATTCCCAGTATCCGCCGGGTGAAGAGATCGAAGAGACCGGCATCGGAAACAACTCGAGTGTGATCGCGGCGGTACGTAACGCCGACGTCGTCGTGGTGGCGACGGGGCATGACCTGTTCCATCGGTTCGATCCGTCGGCACTGGCTGCCGCGATGGCTCCCGATCCGATTCTGATCGACCCCCAGAAGACGCTCGATCCGGACGCCGTCGCTGAGAGCGGATTGATACGCCCGCGCGATATCGATCCGAACTGGTCGCAGCATCCGCAGGTCACCGAACCGACGAGCGGCGTTCAGGCGGATGGACGGGGAGAGAATCGGAGGGAGACGGATGATTAG
- a CDS encoding NAD-dependent epimerase/dehydratase family protein: MISDKRVLVTGGAGFIGSHVAEQLLSENTVTVLDDFSVGSERHLSFLPSERIVNADVCDTAAVRDAVDGHDVVVHMAAMMGVRRTLQKPLEVLRVNIDGTRTVLDAAAESDVDRVLFASTSEVYGDVPDVPYHEDDSLAPETNYAVAKLASERFVRAYTSKRDLDHTIVRYFNAYGPRQDSSAYGYVIPIFVDRALSGEPIEIHGDGHQTRDFTFISDAVDCTIAALGPEGRNETFNIGTGTETKIRSLAMAVADVVDGAEAVHVEHPRPYRIERRCADVSRAETRLGYEPTTTVREGIKRTIEYFEQRRKRESSSPSSS, encoded by the coding sequence ATGATTAGCGACAAGCGCGTGCTGGTGACCGGCGGCGCGGGATTCATCGGCAGCCACGTGGCCGAACAGTTGCTGTCCGAGAACACGGTGACCGTTCTGGATGACTTCTCGGTCGGTAGTGAGCGACATCTCTCCTTCCTCCCGTCCGAGCGGATCGTGAACGCCGACGTCTGTGATACGGCTGCGGTCCGAGACGCAGTCGACGGTCACGACGTCGTCGTCCACATGGCGGCCATGATGGGCGTCCGTCGCACCCTCCAGAAGCCCCTCGAGGTACTCCGAGTCAACATCGACGGAACCCGAACCGTCCTCGACGCGGCCGCCGAGTCGGACGTGGACCGCGTCCTCTTCGCCTCGACGTCGGAGGTGTACGGCGACGTCCCGGACGTTCCGTACCACGAAGACGACTCGCTGGCTCCGGAAACCAACTACGCCGTCGCGAAACTGGCGAGCGAACGCTTCGTCAGAGCGTACACGTCGAAACGCGACCTCGATCACACGATCGTTCGGTACTTCAACGCGTACGGTCCGCGTCAGGACAGCTCGGCGTACGGCTACGTCATTCCGATCTTCGTCGACCGAGCGCTCTCGGGCGAGCCGATCGAGATCCACGGCGACGGTCACCAGACGCGAGACTTCACGTTCATCTCCGACGCCGTCGACTGTACGATAGCCGCGCTGGGTCCGGAGGGCCGGAACGAGACGTTCAACATCGGAACGGGGACCGAGACCAAGATCCGATCGCTCGCCATGGCAGTTGCCGACGTGGTCGACGGCGCAGAAGCAGTACACGTGGAACACCCCCGACCCTACCGCATCGAACGCCGGTGTGCCGACGTTTCCCGCGCGGAAACCCGGTTGGGATACGAACCGACGACGACGGTCCGCGAAGGTATCAAACGGACGATCGAGTACTTCGAGCAGCGACGGAAGCGGGAATCGTCCTCGCCATCATCCTCATGA
- a CDS encoding DUF1616 domain-containing protein — translation MTLLVNIAVFAPIFRETSLDVPLGFLFVFFVPGYVLVATLFPEADRSAAGAGPSVPDDRTASVSNSPWQTEIDGFERIVLSFGLSVAIVPGSALLLNYTPWGIGPVSLLAATTAITLLLTITATARRLRLSEEERFRVPVRGWLTSVRSTLVGPTDRGETVITVLLVASILLAVGGVGYAATTPSGGEQFSEVYLLSEDGDGELVAGEYPTEFERGERQELVVGIENNEHETVNYTTVVVEQAVESDGDDLVITDQQEIDRFETRLDSGETWRQEHGIEPTIGGENVRFLWLVYLGGDVPEDPSMENAAYAVHLWADVDESNGDP, via the coding sequence GTGACGTTACTCGTAAATATCGCTGTCTTCGCACCGATCTTTCGCGAAACGTCGCTCGACGTTCCCCTGGGATTCCTGTTCGTTTTCTTCGTCCCGGGGTACGTTCTCGTCGCGACTCTCTTCCCCGAGGCCGATCGGTCTGCTGCTGGCGCGGGACCGTCGGTACCCGATGATCGAACCGCCTCGGTATCGAACTCCCCGTGGCAGACGGAGATCGACGGTTTCGAACGGATCGTTCTCTCGTTCGGTCTGAGCGTCGCTATCGTTCCCGGTTCCGCACTCCTCCTGAACTACACGCCGTGGGGAATCGGGCCGGTATCGCTACTGGCCGCGACGACGGCCATCACGCTGCTACTGACGATCACGGCCACCGCCCGACGGCTGCGACTTTCCGAGGAGGAGCGGTTCCGAGTACCCGTCCGAGGCTGGTTGACGTCGGTCCGATCCACACTGGTCGGCCCGACCGATCGAGGCGAGACGGTAATTACCGTGCTACTCGTTGCGTCGATCTTGCTCGCTGTCGGCGGTGTCGGCTATGCGGCGACCACTCCTTCCGGCGGAGAGCAGTTCTCTGAGGTGTATCTCTTGAGCGAGGACGGGGACGGTGAACTGGTCGCCGGGGAGTACCCGACCGAATTCGAACGCGGCGAACGTCAAGAACTGGTCGTCGGGATCGAGAACAACGAACACGAGACGGTGAATTACACGACTGTCGTCGTCGAACAGGCCGTCGAGTCGGACGGTGACGACCTCGTCATCACCGACCAACAGGAGATTGACCGGTTTGAAACGCGACTCGATTCGGGAGAAACGTGGCGGCAGGAACACGGTATCGAACCGACGATCGGCGGCGAGAACGTCCGCTTTTTGTGGCTAGTCTATCTCGGTGGTGACGTTCCGGAGGACCCGTCAATGGAGAACGCAGCGTATGCCGTCCATCTCTGGGCCGACGTAGACGAGTCGAACGGGGACCCCTGA
- the wecB gene encoding non-hydrolyzing UDP-N-acetylglucosamine 2-epimerase: MSDDSEIAIVLGTRPEIIKLAPVIRECQERSIPYTVIHTGQHYSESLTDVFFSELGLPEPEYELAVGSGSHGQQTGEMIIGIEEALLEAEPDTVLVQGDTNSVLAGAIATSKLPIDLGHVEAGLRSHDRTMPEERNRIVADHTSEYLFAPTDQARRALCDEGVPDEWIYVTGNTVVDAVEQNKSVALERTAIFDEHDLTRGEFCLLTAHRAETVDDEERFASLLEGASRVADALEMEIIYPIHPRAANAVEEFDLEIPDGVRTIEPQKYLDFLALESGAALVLTDSGGIQEETCILGVPCVTLRENTERPETLEVGANVLVGTDPQEIHDGALEMIDRTPDWTNPFGDGEAAGRIVDTVLHGEAPMEVAK; encoded by the coding sequence ATGAGTGACGATTCCGAGATCGCGATCGTTCTCGGTACGCGACCCGAGATCATCAAGCTCGCGCCGGTTATTCGCGAGTGTCAGGAGCGATCGATCCCGTACACGGTCATCCATACCGGGCAGCACTACTCCGAGTCGCTAACTGACGTCTTCTTCTCGGAGTTGGGACTCCCGGAACCGGAGTACGAACTCGCGGTCGGTTCCGGCAGTCACGGACAGCAGACGGGAGAGATGATCATCGGAATCGAGGAGGCGCTCCTCGAGGCGGAACCGGACACGGTCCTCGTCCAAGGGGATACCAACTCCGTGCTCGCTGGTGCGATCGCGACGAGCAAGCTTCCGATCGATCTCGGCCACGTCGAAGCCGGACTGCGGAGTCACGATCGAACGATGCCGGAGGAGCGGAATCGAATCGTGGCAGACCACACTTCGGAGTATCTGTTCGCACCGACGGACCAGGCGAGGCGGGCGCTGTGCGACGAAGGGGTTCCCGACGAGTGGATCTACGTCACCGGTAACACGGTCGTCGATGCGGTCGAACAGAACAAGAGTGTGGCCCTCGAGCGGACGGCGATCTTTGACGAACACGATCTCACGCGCGGCGAGTTCTGTCTGCTCACGGCCCACCGAGCGGAGACGGTCGACGACGAGGAGCGGTTCGCATCGCTGCTCGAGGGTGCCAGTCGAGTCGCCGACGCCCTCGAGATGGAGATCATCTACCCCATTCACCCGCGCGCAGCGAACGCGGTGGAGGAGTTCGACCTCGAGATTCCCGACGGCGTTCGAACCATCGAGCCACAGAAGTACCTCGATTTCCTCGCGCTCGAGAGCGGGGCCGCGCTCGTGTTGACCGACTCGGGCGGGATCCAGGAAGAAACCTGTATCTTGGGCGTCCCGTGTGTGACCCTGCGTGAGAACACCGAGCGACCGGAAACGCTCGAGGTGGGCGCGAACGTGTTGGTCGGGACTGACCCCCAGGAGATACACGACGGAGCGCTCGAAATGATCGACCGGACGCCCGACTGGACGAACCCGTTCGGGGACGGCGAGGCGGCCGGCCGGATCGTCGACACGGTACTGCACGGTGAGGCACCGATGGAGGTTGCGAAATGA
- a CDS encoding nucleotide sugar dehydrogenase, producing the protein MSSVCVHGLGYIGLPTAAMFANYGHDVVGFDVDEELVDELNSGEIRIDEPGLRAFVTQALESGKLVIDDEIPPSKYHIICVPTPLDRETKRVDLSYVSRSAEAIAPELRTGDTVILESTVPPGTTVGTVQPILERSGLDAGEDVALVHCPETVLPGNIITELRENDRIIGGVNGVSTEAAVRLYESFVESEIRTMVDATTAEFVKLIQNTYRDTNIALANEIAKLAADYGVDSREAIRLANTHPRVDIHQPGPGVGGHCLPIDPWFLGHESDALDLIAHAREVNDGMASYIVDRLEDELGTVSERKVAILGVAYKGNVGDTRMSPGLNLGDELQERAVGESPLETRADGDEPIHLSFHDPHVTDQSLALEPFDEAVADADALVVSTDHKEYETLDPAAVEQKMAGDLVVDTKSILDEAAWNATDLELIRL; encoded by the coding sequence ATGAGCAGCGTCTGCGTCCACGGACTCGGTTACATCGGACTGCCGACGGCAGCGATGTTCGCCAACTACGGCCACGACGTCGTCGGGTTCGACGTCGACGAGGAACTGGTCGACGAACTCAATAGCGGAGAGATCCGCATCGACGAGCCCGGTCTCAGAGCGTTCGTCACCCAGGCGCTCGAGTCCGGGAAACTGGTCATCGACGACGAGATCCCGCCCTCGAAGTATCACATCATCTGCGTCCCGACGCCGCTGGATCGCGAGACGAAACGGGTCGATCTCTCGTACGTCAGCCGGTCGGCGGAAGCAATCGCCCCCGAACTCAGGACCGGTGATACCGTCATTCTCGAGTCGACCGTTCCGCCCGGAACGACGGTCGGCACCGTCCAGCCGATCCTCGAACGCTCCGGACTCGACGCGGGCGAAGACGTCGCCCTCGTCCACTGTCCGGAGACGGTCCTTCCGGGGAACATCATCACGGAACTCAGGGAAAACGATCGGATCATCGGCGGCGTCAACGGCGTTTCGACGGAGGCGGCCGTTCGCCTCTACGAGTCGTTCGTCGAGAGCGAGATCAGAACGATGGTCGACGCGACGACCGCCGAATTCGTCAAGCTCATCCAGAACACGTACAGAGATACGAACATCGCGTTGGCGAACGAGATCGCGAAGCTCGCTGCCGACTACGGCGTCGACTCCCGGGAAGCGATCCGATTGGCGAACACGCATCCCCGCGTCGACATCCACCAGCCCGGGCCGGGTGTCGGCGGTCACTGTCTTCCCATCGACCCGTGGTTCCTCGGTCACGAATCCGACGCCCTCGACCTGATCGCCCACGCCCGTGAAGTCAACGACGGGATGGCGAGCTACATCGTCGACCGCCTCGAGGACGAACTGGGAACGGTGAGCGAACGGAAGGTGGCGATTCTCGGCGTCGCATACAAGGGAAACGTCGGCGACACGCGAATGAGTCCCGGGCTGAACCTCGGAGACGAACTCCAAGAGCGAGCGGTGGGCGAGTCGCCCCTCGAGACGCGAGCGGACGGCGACGAGCCGATTCACCTCTCGTTTCACGATCCGCACGTGACCGACCAGTCGCTCGCCCTCGAACCGTTCGACGAGGCGGTGGCGGACGCCGACGCGCTCGTCGTGTCGACCGATCACAAGGAGTACGAGACGCTGGATCCGGCGGCTGTCGAGCAGAAGATGGCGGGCGATCTCGTCGTCGACACCAAGTCGATCCTCGACGAGGCGGCGTGGAACGCAACCGATCTCGAGTTGATCCGACTGTAA
- a CDS encoding glycosyltransferase family 4 protein, whose product MGNASRIHDNARHLAADDEWEVTVLAPPPTFPFGSFERSWERSRTYERDGMTVHRLWAWQPTTEDPGLASRLLYYVLFPLHALLWLTINYRSFDVIFLSSPPVFVGIAGLPFALLDRKPLVVDVRDLWIDSAIELDFIEEGGLFERFSRAYERVLLEAADRITVTTALLGSRLAATYGIDEEKIHHIPNGVDVDRYTPTETETEGTKTIVYTGNVGHAQDLESCIRAVGRLERSDVVFRIVGDGDRAPALKRLVAEEGLEDVVEFEGLVPREAVPGYIEDAEVGLAPIKSDEALEYAVPTKTFEYLACKVPVVATGSGEIESVIESSGGGVVVDNDPDAIATVLDRYLDDPQRRERLGERGRRHIEAHYDRAATARRLGTVLEDACGGGSGTSSPRGRPATTEAE is encoded by the coding sequence TTGGGAAACGCTTCTCGCATCCACGACAACGCGAGGCATCTCGCTGCGGACGACGAGTGGGAGGTGACGGTGCTCGCTCCGCCACCGACGTTCCCGTTCGGGTCGTTCGAGCGCTCGTGGGAACGCTCTCGGACTTACGAGCGAGACGGCATGACCGTCCACCGACTGTGGGCGTGGCAGCCGACGACCGAGGATCCGGGGCTCGCCAGCCGCCTCCTCTACTACGTGCTCTTCCCGCTCCACGCGCTGCTGTGGCTGACGATCAACTATCGGTCGTTCGACGTAATCTTCCTCTCGTCGCCGCCGGTGTTCGTCGGCATCGCCGGGCTTCCGTTCGCCCTCCTCGATCGAAAACCGCTGGTCGTCGACGTCCGCGACCTGTGGATCGACAGTGCGATCGAACTGGACTTTATCGAGGAGGGCGGCCTCTTCGAACGATTCAGTCGAGCGTACGAGCGCGTTCTCCTCGAGGCCGCCGATCGGATCACCGTGACGACCGCCCTCCTCGGGTCGCGGCTGGCGGCCACCTACGGCATCGACGAGGAGAAGATCCACCACATCCCGAACGGCGTCGACGTCGATCGGTACACGCCCACCGAGACGGAGACGGAGGGGACGAAGACAATCGTCTACACCGGTAACGTCGGTCACGCACAGGACCTCGAGTCGTGCATCCGTGCGGTGGGGCGACTCGAGCGCTCGGACGTCGTCTTCCGCATCGTCGGCGACGGCGACCGAGCCCCCGCACTCAAGCGTCTCGTCGCCGAGGAAGGGTTAGAGGACGTCGTCGAGTTCGAAGGCCTGGTCCCGCGAGAGGCGGTGCCCGGCTACATCGAAGACGCCGAGGTCGGCCTCGCGCCCATCAAGTCCGACGAGGCGCTGGAGTACGCGGTGCCGACGAAGACCTTCGAGTATCTGGCCTGTAAAGTGCCGGTCGTCGCGACGGGATCCGGCGAGATCGAGTCGGTGATCGAGTCCTCCGGCGGCGGCGTCGTCGTCGACAACGATCCCGACGCGATCGCGACGGTTCTCGATCGGTATCTGGACGACCCGCAGCGACGCGAGCGGCTCGGCGAGCGGGGACGGCGTCACATCGAAGCCCACTACGATCGGGCCGCTACCGCTCGACGACTCGGAACGGTCCTCGAAGACGCCTGCGGAGGCGGTTCGGGGACGTCGTCGCCGCGAGGGCGACCGGCGACGACCGAAGCCGAATAG
- a CDS encoding sugar phosphate nucleotidyltransferase: protein MDVKTAIVLAAGEGNRLRPLTRNRPKPMLPAATKPILEHVFDQLVDAGLSEIVVVVGYRCNRVQSYFGSTYRNVPLTYVTQEKQLGTGHALLAAESAVDGGCLVINGDQIVDSRIIRETIAGHENDSAATLGLLQRPNIEEYGGVIVDNGRVTSIVENPRDDRDYFLNAGVYVLEPAVFDAVRTAEPSTGEHHLVDDLSTLIDSEEIVRGVVSEGLWVDATYPWDLLDVSFELFDAGVVDGSRPPDSRHGTTVHESAVIREPVVVDQDCVVGPGSVVGPYVCLGENATVGSNAVVEESVIDADTRIEANATALECVTGVGVTIGAGSIIGGGPGDVRVEDRIFEDESLGALLADRASDRGGVTYVPGSIVGPDVDVHPGTTVRGTLTEGTEVRS, encoded by the coding sequence ATGGATGTGAAGACGGCTATTGTACTAGCTGCTGGTGAAGGAAATCGACTGCGGCCGCTCACTCGGAACCGACCAAAGCCGATGCTCCCCGCGGCGACGAAACCGATTCTCGAACACGTCTTCGATCAGCTCGTTGATGCCGGACTCTCGGAAATAGTCGTCGTCGTCGGATACAGGTGTAATCGCGTCCAGTCGTACTTCGGATCGACGTACCGAAACGTCCCGCTCACGTATGTCACTCAGGAGAAACAACTCGGAACCGGTCACGCCCTACTTGCCGCTGAATCCGCTGTAGACGGCGGCTGTCTCGTTATCAACGGAGACCAGATCGTCGATAGCCGAATCATTCGGGAGACGATAGCAGGACACGAAAATGACTCCGCTGCGACCCTCGGGTTACTGCAGCGCCCAAATATCGAAGAGTACGGCGGCGTCATCGTTGACAACGGACGCGTAACGAGCATCGTCGAAAATCCCCGCGATGACCGCGACTACTTTCTCAACGCCGGCGTCTACGTTCTCGAGCCGGCAGTGTTCGATGCAGTTCGAACGGCAGAGCCGAGCACCGGCGAACATCACTTGGTAGACGACCTGTCAACACTCATCGACTCGGAAGAAATCGTCCGCGGCGTGGTTTCCGAGGGGCTCTGGGTAGATGCTACCTATCCCTGGGACCTGCTCGACGTCTCGTTCGAGTTGTTCGACGCAGGAGTCGTCGATGGCAGTCGACCGCCTGACAGTCGCCACGGGACGACCGTTCACGAGTCGGCGGTGATTCGCGAACCGGTCGTCGTCGATCAGGACTGCGTCGTCGGACCGGGTTCCGTCGTCGGACCGTACGTGTGTCTCGGCGAGAACGCGACCGTCGGCTCGAACGCGGTCGTCGAAGAAAGCGTCATCGACGCCGACACGCGCATCGAAGCCAACGCGACGGCGCTCGAGTGCGTTACCGGCGTCGGCGTGACGATCGGGGCGGGATCGATCATCGGCGGTGGCCCCGGGGACGTTCGCGTCGAGGACCGAATCTTCGAGGACGAATCGCTCGGCGCGCTGCTGGCGGATCGAGCCAGCGATAGGGGCGGAGTCACGTACGTCCCCGGTTCGATCGTCGGCCCTGACGTGGACGTGCATCCGGGAACGACCGTTCGCGGAACGCTCACTGAGGGCACGGAGGTGCGGTCCTAA
- a CDS encoding NAD-dependent epimerase/dehydratase family protein, whose product MSDTLSHSLAGRTILITGGAGFIGSHLASALVGDNDVRVLDDLSTGGAGEIPDDAAFIEGDVRDRETVREAMTGTDIVFHEAANPSVERSIEDPIESNSRNIQGTVTVLEAAREAGSRVVTASSTAIYGAPETLPVSEDATPAPSSPYGLEKLTADRYTRLYNELYDLPTVALRYFNVYGPGQSGGDYSGVIGIFLEQARAGEPITVQGDGQQTRDFIHVDDVVRANIAAATTDAVGEAFNVATGESVTINELAEAIRELTGSDSPIEHVEGRPGDIRHSRADVSRAERMLGFDAEIDLEEGLQTLVNQ is encoded by the coding sequence ATGTCGGACACACTCTCTCACTCGCTTGCGGGACGAACCATCTTGATTACGGGCGGTGCTGGCTTCATCGGGAGCCACCTCGCCTCGGCGCTCGTCGGCGACAACGACGTACGCGTACTGGACGACCTCTCGACGGGGGGCGCTGGAGAGATCCCCGACGATGCCGCGTTCATCGAGGGAGACGTTCGCGATCGGGAAACGGTCCGCGAGGCGATGACGGGGACCGATATCGTGTTCCACGAGGCGGCGAATCCGAGCGTCGAACGGTCCATCGAAGATCCGATCGAGAGCAACTCGAGAAATATCCAAGGGACGGTAACCGTCCTGGAAGCCGCACGAGAGGCGGGATCTCGCGTCGTCACGGCGTCGAGTACCGCGATCTACGGTGCGCCGGAGACCCTTCCGGTCTCCGAAGACGCTACCCCGGCCCCCTCGTCGCCGTACGGACTCGAGAAACTGACCGCGGACCGGTACACGCGGCTATACAACGAGCTGTACGATCTGCCGACTGTCGCCCTTCGGTACTTCAACGTCTACGGTCCGGGCCAGTCCGGCGGCGATTACAGCGGCGTCATCGGTATCTTCCTCGAACAGGCTCGAGCCGGCGAGCCGATTACCGTCCAGGGGGACGGACAGCAGACTCGCGATTTCATTCATGTCGACGACGTCGTGCGGGCTAACATCGCTGCGGCGACCACGGACGCCGTCGGCGAGGCGTTCAACGTCGCGACCGGCGAGAGCGTGACGATCAACGAACTCGCCGAGGCGATCCGCGAGTTGACCGGCTCGGACTCCCCGATCGAACACGTCGAGGGTCGCCCGGGCGATATCCGCCACAGCCGCGCGGACGTCTCCAGGGCCGAGCGGATGCTCGGTTTCGACGCCGAAATCGATCTCGAGGAGGGCCTGCAGACGCTCGTGAATCAGTAG
- a CDS encoding glycosyltransferase family 2 protein — MTDTAAVLPAHNEESHVQDVIARIGETGLVDHTIVVDDCSSDETAARVEATDALLLSNERNRDYGGAIKRGYERAIELGVDVIFRLDADGQHDPDELHRFSRKLERSDCQYVLGNRFADPSFRDAMPLDRRFGNRIVALATSLRLGKRVHDPPCGYRAMDANVLAQTPYRSFSNDFQIGVEEILAFDSLGAGIDEVPISCIYADEESSLTYYDGLKFLYPNVTWWNRPETSTTLEQFARR; from the coding sequence ATGACAGACACGGCAGCCGTCCTTCCGGCGCACAACGAGGAATCGCACGTACAGGACGTCATCGCCCGGATCGGGGAAACCGGACTCGTCGACCACACGATCGTCGTCGACGACTGCTCGAGCGACGAGACCGCCGCTCGCGTCGAAGCGACCGACGCACTGTTACTGTCGAACGAACGGAACCGCGACTACGGCGGCGCGATCAAACGCGGCTACGAGCGTGCGATCGAACTCGGCGTCGACGTGATCTTCCGCCTCGACGCCGACGGCCAGCACGATCCTGACGAACTCCATCGGTTCTCCCGGAAGTTGGAACGGTCCGACTGCCAGTACGTACTCGGGAATCGGTTCGCGGATCCGTCCTTTCGAGATGCGATGCCGCTCGACAGGCGGTTCGGGAACCGGATCGTCGCGCTGGCGACGAGCCTCCGGCTCGGGAAACGGGTCCACGATCCGCCGTGTGGCTATCGGGCGATGGACGCGAACGTACTCGCACAGACGCCGTATCGATCGTTCTCGAACGACTTTCAGATCGGCGTCGAAGAGATCTTGGCGTTCGACTCGCTCGGTGCGGGGATCGACGAAGTCCCCATCTCTTGTATCTACGCGGACGAGGAGTCCTCCCTCACCTACTACGACGGGCTCAAATTCCTCTATCCGAACGTCACGTGGTGGAACCGACCCGAGACGAGTACCACTCTCGAGCAGTTCGCTCGGAGGTGA